Sequence from the Pseudomonadota bacterium genome:
GAACGCCTGCAAGATATCGATACCGTTAGGTGTCTGCCCAGTCGCGTCCGCCAGCGATGCAAGATTGATGACCGCCGTAGAGTTGGTGCCGTCGAGCGCCAAGGCCCGCTCGAAATACTCCTTCGCGAGCGAGGGGTTCTCCTGAACTTCGACCATTCCCCGAATAGTCGCGAGAGGTGCATCATCTGAAAAACGCTCCACCGCAGCGGCCGCTTGTTCGCGAGCCGCCTGTTGATCGCCTTCACGCATGCTCACCACGATAGAGATCAGCGCCACCCGCTTGCGCGCGAAGTCCGTCACCCACGAAGTGTCGGCGATGAGTGTCTTGACTTCCTCCAACCGCCCGGCCGCCAGGTAGGCACCAAGTAGCTCCAGGGCCAGGTCCTGGTTTCCAGGCTTTCGCTCGAGCGCTTGCTCCCAGAACATCACCGCTCCCTGCAGATCCCCTTCAGCGATCTTGGAGCCTCCCGTCAAGACCAAGAGATCCGTCTGACTGAGCGGGCGACCTGCCCGTCGCGTGCCATCGTCCTGCTCGGCCACGCCCTTGTTGGCTGCTGCCAGGAGCTCGCGCACTTCCGTGTCATTCGGCGCACGACGCGAGAGGCGTGACAGCACTTGGCGAGCCTGCGCGAAGTTGGCTTGCGCAAGATAGATCTTGGCCTGGAGCGTCTGCGCCTGGTCGAACTCAGGCGCCTCCACGATCACGCGTGCGATGCGCTCCTTTGCGAGGTCTAGCTCGCCCTCGCCGAACGCGATGCGCGCGTCGATGTAGAGCACCCTGACACCGTCGGGACTCAACTGCTCCAAAGCGGCCGCTGTTTCCCTTGCCTCGTCGAACAGAGACTGGGCCAGTTGAGCCTCGGCGAGCCACAGCAAAAAGTCGACTCTGACGCTAGTGAACTGGCCTATCGTTGGCTGCGCCAGCGCCGCTTCAAACACTTTGGTGGCTTGCGCCGAGCGTTGAGTCAGAAACAGGAAGCGCCCGTATTCGAGCGCAACGTCCAGCGACTCGGGGTATGCACTGCGGGCCCTCTCAAGATATCGCTCGGCAGCATCACGATCGCCGGTTGCGTTTGAGAGTCGTGCCATCCCGAGGAGCGCGACTTCGTTGGAATCGTCTAGAGCGAGCGCCTGCGCGAACGCCCGAAGCGAGTTCTCGTTTCGGCCGAGCTGCTCGTAGGCAAGACCTTGCAGTGAGTAGGTCTCGGCGACCTCTTCCGCGCCGCGCAGTTCCGCGAGGGCCTCGCCCGAACGGCCGAGGTCGATGAGCGCCTGCGCACTCGGGTGTACGACGACCGACGGATCGAAGCCAAGCTCGCGGGCGCGGCGCAGTTCCTTCTCCGCCGTGGCCGCATCACCAAGCTTCAGCGAGGCCAGCGCAAGTCGGTAGCGAGCCTCGCCGTTCTCTGGGTTGTCGGCCACTGCCACGCGCAGATGGATGAGCGCCTCACGATAGTCCCCCTGCTCGACCGCAGCTTCGGCTTGCGCCAGCAAATCGTCCATCCCAGGCGATCCGCAGCCAGCGCACAAGACCCCAAACAGTGAGACTGCGATCGCTGACAACATAAGACGCCGGATTCGATCACCCGCAGCCATAGCCCCTCCCCAAGCGACACACGCAAAAGGACCTAAGCTTACAGGGGCAACCATCAAACGACACGTTCTGGGCAACAGAGTGAGTACTCCGCCGGCCACAACAAGGCTGCAGCGTGCTTACCCGCCGCCACCGGTCGATCCACTGACGGTGAGCGTGCGAGGGCGACCTAGCGTTTGGTGTGCTGACTCGCCTGGGCCAAGGGACCCAAGTTCTGTCGCCCCATCGCGCCGATCTGTAACACCACATCGGCCGTAGCATCCAGCGATCGAAACTCATCACGAGACAACACGAAGGTCAGGCGTTTGGTGTCGCTCGAGTAACGCGACACCCGTGAGGTAAGGCCTGCGATGGAGAGCGTTGGGAGCGCGTCTGTGACTGGGAATACGCCCTCCGAGACGATGTCGATTTCCACGGCTTCACGACCAAGTTGCACGCTTCGCTGCACTTCGCGAACCGACCCTAGTCGACCGCTAAAGCGAGCTTGGGGCGGCGTGCTCGATAGCGCCGCGCGTTGGGTCGGTTCAGGGAACTGCACCTTAGCGGGCTGGGTGGCGCGGTCCATACGGGCGGCGAACTGAACGTTGGATAGGTGAATCGCCCCGCCGTCGTCGTCAGACAACCCTGGATTTGCCACGTCGAAGGTAAATCTCACGCCGCGCAGGTTGGAGAGATCTGCCCCGGTGAAGTCGCTCATGGGAAGGCGAACCGACTGCATAATCTCATGGCGGCGGAAAAGCGTGCCTACCGGCCCCGTGAGGTCCAGGTAGTCGCTGAGCCGCCGGGAGCTGCTCAGCGATCCGTCGGCGTTTACGAGCGCCACAGTGAAATCCGTAGAACTCAAGTAATCGAGTTGCTGGAACTGACGGGCCACCCTAAAGCTGATCGTGCGCCTACGCGAAACATCGCGCCCGGCCCCAGGAGAGGTCCAGTTCACTTGAAGGTAAGCCTCCGGTGAGGCCCCGTTCCAGCTTATTCGGGCCGCGCGCTGATCCAAGTCGTGCCCGGGAACCTCTCGATGCTCCAAAGTGATCCCTTTGGCGTCATTGGCGAAACCGTAGCGATTGGTGCCAGTGGGCTGAGAGAAGTCCTCGAACACGACCTCCAACCGTCGGTTGGGGGCATCCACAAAGCCGCGATCGACACGCGTCACTTCACCGATTACCGCGGGAGGCGCGTATGCAGGATTGAAGTTCCTCAGGAAGTCCGCCCGCGCGTCGGGGCCTAGCGTCCCGCGCATGAGAGCGAGGATCGTCGCCCGACCGATCTGCTGCTGTTCGGCTGACCCCATGATGTCCGGAAACAACGGCGTTTGGTCAACGCAGCCGCTGATCTCGCTGGTCTCCCAGGCGGAATTGAAGAAGTTGTGATTGGCCCCCCAAACGGCGAACGATGCCTTCATCCGAGGCGGCCGCTCGGCGCCCGCTCCTACCATTCGATCCAGGGGCCTCACGCCTTCGAGGGTGAAGACGTCTCCATCGCACATCGGCAGCAGCTGAGCCCAAGCCGTCCCGGCGGCGTCAAAGGTGGTATCGGTTTGACCATCCACTGCGCCGATCTCAAAGATCGCCTTTACGCTCACGGACGCAGGAATGCGCTCTTGCCACCCCGTGCTTGAATCCGAATAAAAATTATAGGCTGCCCGCGCACCCTCCCCGCCGCGGGAATGGCCAACGAGGCCGACTTGCTGAAAGTCCAGGCGGCCGCGGAGCTCCTCCGGAAAGCCTCCTGGTAGTTCAATCAGTCCTGCATTCCACTCACTGAGCCGCTGCAGGTGGCGCAGGAACATTCGCCCACGAGCCTTGTTGAGACCCAAATCGTCGGCACCCGCTGATCCGCAGGAGATCCCCCGATTCGTATTGATCGACACGGCGACATAGCCCCAAGCCGCCAGCGGCTCGGCGGCGTAGTCGAACCCCTGATGACTCGGCGTGACCACAAATCCGTCTGGGCAGATGCCCGTCTCGGTGTAGTCGCAGTTGGTGTCGAAGCGAGGCTCGCTGCCAGAACCACACGTGGGGCGGTTGCCGGGCATGAACGCCACCACCGGAATCGGCCCCGTGGACCCCAGCGGGTAATAGGTCTCGGCCCAGACTTCAGTAAACTGACCTTCGAGGACTAGCGGGTCGATCTCGGCATCGAGCCGGTACTCTCCCCGTGCCGTGGCGTAGGGCCCTGGAGTGGACGGATCAGGCGCCTGCGCCAGAGCAGTTGAAAGCAGCGGACACAGCAGGAGCAGCGATCGCAGGGCACAGGCATGGCGGGCGTACGGGGGCATCTGGTCTCCAACACTCCGAGGGCTCAACTAGGGACGCGGACGCTAGCATGATCAGAAATCCCCTTGCGTCAACACGTGTCAACTTAGCGACCCCTGTTGAGAAGGCACTACGGGCGCGAGCACCGGACGGGCGGTAGGGAATCGTCGGAGGACTTTACACGCAGCCACCCTGAGGTCGATCAGAGTTTCATCAAGCCGCTGATAAATATAGAAAAAATAATGATGGCACACGAATTGCAGCCAGTCTCCACGTCAGCATGGCATTCTCACAATCAAAACGGAGCTATCCTGTGAAAAAGACTGCATTACTTTGGGCTGGCCTCGCGGCCCTCGCCCTCTCCTCCGCGGCAAACGCCGCTCTGCTACAGGGTGGATTCTCCCTGGCAGCCGTTGGCGTGCCCCCTGGGGGTTCTCCGGTGCTTCCCGTCGACAGCATGGGCAACGTGCTCCCCAACTTCGACGGCGCTACGGCCATTGATTTCACCACGAGCGGCGGTCCGTCTCCTGGCGTGGCTGGCGACTTCGCCGTCACCGGCACGAGCGGCGATTTCAACCTGTTCAACGGAAACCTCGGCACGGTACAGGACTTCTCGTTCATCGATACCGGCAGCCTGGACTTTCCGTTCCCGCCGATCGCTGGCTTCGAGCTCTTCGCTGGCGGCCTAGTGTTCGACCTCGAGACGATCAGCGTGGTGTTCCAGGACACGTTCTTCATCAGCCTCGAAGGTCGCGGCACGTTCACCGCTCCCGGCTTTGACCCCACGCCGGGTGTGTTCCGCTTCTCTGCACAGGACGCGGGCATGAACTTCAGCTTTTCGGCTTCTCAGGCGTCAGTCCCTGAGCCTGCCCCGCTCGCACTGATCGGTCTCGGCATCGTGGCGATGGGCCTGCGTCGCCGCAGCCTCGCCGCCCGGGCGTAAGGGTACGGACTGCACTTTTTAGTGCAGTGGGCCTACCGGCTCACTGCACTTTTTTCCCTGCCGGTGGGGCCAGTTCACGCCCCACATCCGACACGACCCCCGAAGTGCCGGCTTGAGCTTGCGGTCCATTCGACTGGCGCTCCTTCACCGCGAATCTCGTCCGCGGTAGCGCTCCTCCCACGCCCTCAGGGATGGTTTTCGGCCGGCCGAGCTCACATTAAGATAGCGCTCCCTATCATCTCGCCATCTGCGAAAGGCGTAGCGCATGCACACGATCAAGCACATCCTCAAGCACGGCGTCCACCTCGGCGAAACCGTCACCATCGAAGGCTGGGTGCGCTCGCGGCGCACCTCCAAGGGCGGCTTCTCCTTCATCCACGTCAATGATGGCTCCTCCTTCGACAGCCTCCAGGCCGTGGCCCGCGAGGAGCTCGAGAACTACGAGAGCGAGATCAGCCAGCTACAAACCGGCTGCGCCGTGCGCATCACGGGCGAGCTGAAGGAATCCCAGGGCAAGGGCCAAGACCGCGAAATCGACGCCGCGAGCGTGGAGGTGGTCGGCTGGGTGGATGACCCGGACACGTACCCGATCGCCAAGAAGCGCCACACCTTCGAGTACCTGCGCACGGTGGCGCACCTGCGCCCGCGCACGAACACCTTCGGCGCCGTGGCGCGCGTGCGAAACGCCATCGCTCAGGCCGTGCACCGCTTCTACGCCGAGCAGGGCTTCCTATGGATCAACACGCCGATCATCACTGCCTCTGATTGCGAGGGTGCTGGCGACCTGTTCCGCGTCAGCAAGCTCGACGTGTTCAACAAGCCGAGCGACTTCGAGCAGGACTTCTTCGGCGCCGAGACCTACCTCACCGTGTCCGGCCAGCTGCAGGTGGAGAGCTTCTGCTGCAGCATGAGCAAGGTGTACACCTTCGGCCCCACCTTCCGCGCCGAGAACTCCAACACCACCCGCCACCTCGCCGAGTTCTGGATGATCGAACCGGAGGTGGCCTTCGCCGATCTCAACGACAACGCCGACCTCGCCGAAGCGTTCCTAAAGGCGATCTTCCGCGATGTGCTCGAGGCCTGCCCGGACGACCTGGCCTTCTTCGCTCAACACATCGACAAGCAGGCCATCGAGCGACTGCAGGCAGTGATCGACAAGCCTTTCGTGCGCATGGACTACAGCGATGCCATCGACATTCTCAAGACCTCAGGCAAGACCTTCGAGTTTCCCGTGGAGTGGGGCCTGGACCTGCAGTCCGAACATGAGCGCTTCCTGACCGAAGAACACGTCGGAGGGCCTATCGTCGTCATGAACTACCCGAAGGAGATCAAAGCCTTCTACATGCGCGAGAACGACGACGGCAAAACCGTGGCAGCGATGGACGTGCTGGTGCCCGGCGTCGGCGAGATCATCGGCGGCAGCCAACGCGAGGAGCGCCTGGAGGTGCTGGACCCGAAGCTTCAGGCCCATGGCCTTAGCGACACGCTCTGGTGGTATCGCGACCTTCGCCGCTACGGCACCGTGCCACACGCTGGCTTTGGCCTTGGTTTCGAGCGCGTGGTGCTGTACGTCACGGGCATGGACAACATCCGCGACATAAGCCCGTTCCCACGCGTGCCCAACAACGCCAGCTTCTGATCGCTCAGCCCTCCGCCGAGGACACGACGGACGACGCCAACGGCATAACCGTGCGTAAAGTCGCGCTCGATCTCACCCTTGGCTGTGCCAGACTGAGTCTACGGTGGTTCTCATGGATGAGGAGCGAGAACGATGAGACTGAGCACGGATGCATGTCGAGCAGCGCTTGCCACGGGACTTGTTGGGCTAACCGGTGTGGCGAGCGCCGCGTCGATCACCACGTTCAACACCCCGTCCGAATACTTTGCTGCGCTGACTAACCCAACCGTCCTAGCCTTCGAAGCGCCCGCGTTGGGCACCGTGTTCCCGGAAGGCTCAGGCTTCTCCGGCATCACCTTCACGGACTTCCCCGACGAGACCTTCGGCGGCCTGATCACCGATCAGTTCGCCGCCTTCGGTAACCAGAGCTTGACCGTCGACCGCGATGGTGAGTTCTCGGACTTTTTCTTCGAAGGGGAGAGCTTTTCGGTGGCCTTCGACGCGCCTGTCAACGCCGTGGGGCTGTTCTTCAACATCTTGCCGTCGGACGATGTCGAGGACTTCCTGTTCATCAGCACGCCCGTGGGAGATGCCTTCGGCGGCGGTGCGGATCCGGTGGGGATCACGAGCTTCTTCTTCGTCGGCTTGATCTCCGATACGCCGTTCTCAAGCGCTACCTTCGGCTCCACCTTGGACGCACCGGGCGGCTTCAACGTGGACGACTTGAGCTTCCAGGTGGTGCCGATACCGGGTGCCCTCTGGCTCCTGGCTGGGGGCCTGCTCGCGCTCACCACCCAGCGCCGCAAGGGGGGCTAGCGCTCCTCGCAAGGCACCCGTCTCTACGCAACAGCCCGCACGACCTTAGGCCGTGCGGGCTGTTGCGTTTGTTGG
This genomic interval carries:
- the prsT gene encoding XrtA/PEP-CTERM system TPR-repeat protein PrsT, with translation MVAPVSLGPFACVAWGGAMAAGDRIRRLMLSAIAVSLFGVLCAGCGSPGMDDLLAQAEAAVEQGDYREALIHLRVAVADNPENGEARYRLALASLKLGDAATAEKELRRARELGFDPSVVVHPSAQALIDLGRSGEALAELRGAEEVAETYSLQGLAYEQLGRNENSLRAFAQALALDDSNEVALLGMARLSNATGDRDAAERYLERARSAYPESLDVALEYGRFLFLTQRSAQATKVFEAALAQPTIGQFTSVRVDFLLWLAEAQLAQSLFDEARETAAALEQLSPDGVRVLYIDARIAFGEGELDLAKERIARVIVEAPEFDQAQTLQAKIYLAQANFAQARQVLSRLSRRAPNDTEVRELLAAANKGVAEQDDGTRRAGRPLSQTDLLVLTGGSKIAEGDLQGAVMFWEQALERKPGNQDLALELLGAYLAAGRLEEVKTLIADTSWVTDFARKRVALISIVVSMREGDQQAAREQAAAAVERFSDDAPLATIRGMVEVQENPSLAKEYFERALALDGTNSTAVINLASLADATGQTPNGIDILQAFIAANPTDAAALEALASKLGKAGDGEEVLRLLREARKVDPDAIRPRLMLAEVLVQIGDSVELEAVARELTTLQPRLVAGHNLLGVALLAQGKLSEGVETFRNALRISPDNVAVLRNLVRAEMAGSNFAQAQLANSRLLALQPQDVEGRRVAAQVALSLEDFDNAGALIDEYEAVASGENAALGLVLRGDLAGGVGDLEQARQLYEQAFEQQPAPTLLERVFNVRKRLGVAGPEAILIDWLEQYPEQQGVRLLLAQHLGGVGDNARAAAEYERILAANPSSLVAWNNLALAYQELGDERALEAAQKAISLAPNFPLVQDTYGWVLIRAGQLEDGISMLDGARELAPDNGDIAYHLAVGLVQAERPEKAREVLEGVLSTVGSFETRAEAERLLEQL
- a CDS encoding PEP-CTERM sorting domain-containing protein, whose protein sequence is MKKTALLWAGLAALALSSAANAALLQGGFSLAAVGVPPGGSPVLPVDSMGNVLPNFDGATAIDFTTSGGPSPGVAGDFAVTGTSGDFNLFNGNLGTVQDFSFIDTGSLDFPFPPIAGFELFAGGLVFDLETISVVFQDTFFISLEGRGTFTAPGFDPTPGVFRFSAQDAGMNFSFSASQASVPEPAPLALIGLGIVAMGLRRRSLAARA
- the asnS gene encoding asparagine--tRNA ligase, which produces MHTIKHILKHGVHLGETVTIEGWVRSRRTSKGGFSFIHVNDGSSFDSLQAVAREELENYESEISQLQTGCAVRITGELKESQGKGQDREIDAASVEVVGWVDDPDTYPIAKKRHTFEYLRTVAHLRPRTNTFGAVARVRNAIAQAVHRFYAEQGFLWINTPIITASDCEGAGDLFRVSKLDVFNKPSDFEQDFFGAETYLTVSGQLQVESFCCSMSKVYTFGPTFRAENSNTTRHLAEFWMIEPEVAFADLNDNADLAEAFLKAIFRDVLEACPDDLAFFAQHIDKQAIERLQAVIDKPFVRMDYSDAIDILKTSGKTFEFPVEWGLDLQSEHERFLTEEHVGGPIVVMNYPKEIKAFYMRENDDGKTVAAMDVLVPGVGEIIGGSQREERLEVLDPKLQAHGLSDTLWWYRDLRRYGTVPHAGFGLGFERVVLYVTGMDNIRDISPFPRVPNNASF